Sequence from the Pedobacter sp. D749 genome:
ATTGATTTCGATCTGCTTTACATCCTGAATAAAGCTTTACCTTATAATATCGCCGTATTCGACATTATTAAAATGGAAGGTAAACCGCATGCCCGGTTTGATGCCGTGCAGCGGAAATATGATTATTTTATCCATACCTATAAAGATCCTTTTTTAAGCACCCAAAGTTCCTTTTATCAATTAAATAATTTAGATTTTGATAAAATGAAAGCTGTGGTAAAATTATTACCGCTATACAAAGATTACAGGGCTTTCTGTACGCATCCTGATAAATACGAACATACGATATGCAATGTAATGGAAGCAGATTTATTTGTAAACCCAAAGGGCGACAGACTAAGATTCCACATTGCCAGTAACCGTTTTTTGGGTAAAATGATTCGCATCATTGTAGGTAAAATGTTAATGGTAGGTAAAGGAGAACTTAGTTTTGACGAATTTGAAAGCGAACTGATTACCCTGCAACCTTCAAAATTATCATTGCCCGCTCACCCAACAGGCTTATACCTTTCAAAAGTCACTTATCCGTATTTAAACCTCGAACCACGGACTGAATTTATTCATAGTACACAAGGTATAGACTGGATTTCAATTTAAGTGTAGCGTTTTTATTTGGAACTCCGTTTAAGGGGTATGAAAGCCCAAATCTGTATTTTCCTTTTTGCCCTGATCCTATCTTTAGGATGTAAAAAACCTACAACTGTGGATGTTCTATTGGACGGCAACTATACAGGTGTATTGGTCATTACCAATAGTGTAAAGTCTGTGCCGGTAACCCGCCCGATTTCAGTTTCGTTAAAAGATGGAAAATTTAACATTGTGCCAAGTGCTGACCTAAAACCATCGGGAGGCAAGGGAACGTATACTTTTAAAAATGGGATTGGTTATTTTACCGATGAGGACATTTGGACAGCAGATTTCGATTGGAATATGATTTTAAACGGCGAATACAATATCAGAAGCAGCGGAGTAGATTTAACCCTTAGAAAAAGATTCAATGCAAAAACAGATTTTTCTCCGGCCACCTCTTACGCTACCATAGATTATGAATACATTTTAAAAAGAACTAATTAACCCCATATAAATGAAAAATTTAATATTCTTATTTATCGCCCTATCTATTTTTGCTTTTGGATGTAAGAAAAAATCTGAAACAAAAACGACTAATTATGATTTTGAAATCAATACGTCAAAATCAATTGGTGCATCTACATTAGCATTAAAATCGATTAGTGATAACCGTTGCCCAATAAATGCTGATTGCGTTAGCGCCGGAAGTGCAACAGCACATTTCAAATTAACAGGCAATGATGTTGATCAGGAAATTACTTTATGCAACGGTGGAGAATGTGGCACATTAGAAAGTGTAGCAAACATTAAAATTAACGGCATAAATTATTCACTCAAATTAATCGACATCACACCATATCCTCAGCTTCAGAAAAGTAATATTACAAAAACTGTAAAAGTTGAGTTGACAAGAGCTTAAGTTTAGGTTTGCTTGGGCATCGGGAAATGATCTGTCCGGTGCTCCAAGTTTTTTTATTTAAATCTGATTGCCTTAAGCGGAGAAACCTTGCTGATCAATAATGAAGGAATAATTAAAACCGTTAAACACACCACTATCGTAACAATATTAAGCAGCAGCACATCGATAAAATGAAATTCTATGGGTGCATAAGCTAAAAAGTAAGACGCCTGGTTAAGTTTAAAAATGTGCGTGGACTGCTGCAAGAAGCCAAGTCCTAAGCCCAGAATATTTCCAAGCAACAAGCCAATACCAATCAAATAAGCTGCGTTGTAAAGGAAAATTTTCATGATGCTCCAGTTACTGGCCCCAAAAGATTTCAGCATCCCGATCATATTTGTTTTTTCTAAAATCATGATCAGCAATGCGGTAACCATGTTAATTACCCCTACAATGAGCATCAGGATTAAAAGCACATTGGTGTTAACATCAAGAAGGCCTAACCAGGTGAAAATATTCGGAAAATTTTCTTCAATTGAATAAGAGCGCAAATGGCGGGGAAGATTTTCATAAATATTATCGGCGATAGGTTTAAGCCTGTTAAAGTCCTTAATCCTGATTTCTATCCCCCCAATTTCGTTGGCTTTCCAGTTATTCAGCCGTTTAATAATATTAAGATTACCCAGCACAAAGCCCTTATCGATATCTTCTACACCAATATCGTAAATCCCTACAATTTTAAATTTACGCGGGCGTAACTGATTTTGAACAAAGTACATGATAAAATCATCACCTGTTTTGAGTTTTAAACGATTAGCCGTATAATTCGAAATGAGCAGTTCTTGCATGGCAGCTGTACTGTCAGAAAAATCGATGATGGTTCCGCTTATAATATGCTGTTTAATGTAATCCCACTTATAGCTTTTATCTATCCCTTTAAAATTAATGCCTTCAATTTCATTATTGGCCGAAAGGATGGCAGGTTTTGTAGCAAAAGGATAATAATATTCTATATCCCGATTATTTTTGAGGATTTTTTTAGTTTCTCCATCCATTACGAAAGGAGAATGCTCAAAAGAATTATTCAGATCGTAACGGGTAATCTGTACATCACCTAAATAGCCCCTAACTTTATCCTGTATTTCAGTTTTAAAGCCTTTAATAATGGCTATAGAAAGAATCATAACAGCCAAACTCAACATCACGCCAGTTATTGCAATGCGAACGATAAGTTTTGAAAAAGTGCGCTCAGATTTAATGGCTATCCGCCCTGCTATGAAATATTCGAAATTCAATTTAATCAATTTGTATTAACAAAAATGCTCAATTCCTTTTTAAAAATGGCATTTTTAAAAATAAATAACCAACTTTAAACATCAGTCATTAAGTTTTAGCAAGAAATACCAATAGCATAAATAAAATATGTGGTAAATTGTTTTGTTATCATACCGGAAGATTAGAATATAATGAAAATGAAAAATTACATCAGCTTTACTTTAACCAGTTTAATTGCATTATCGGCCTGCGGACAACCCAAACCACTTGAACAGGAAGCTTTGGGGAAGAAAAGCCCGGAAAACAGAAAACTGATGATCAAGACTGTTAAACTACCAACGGCAATTAAAACTGGTGCAGAACAGACCGAAAAATATCTCCCGCTGTTAAAAGGTAAACGTGTTGGTATGGTCGTTAACCCTACATCGGTTATCGGTACGCAGACTTCGGTTGATAGCCTGCTGAAACGAGGCGTTAAAATCCAGAAAATATTTGGTCCTGAACATGGTTTTAGAGGCAATGCCAGTGCCGGCGTTACCGTTAACGATGATGTTGATTCCAAAACAGGTATAAAAGCCATTTCGCTTTATGGCAAACACAGCACGCCTACAGCTGAAGATTTGGCAGATATTGACATTATGGTATTCGATATCCAGGATGTTGGGGTCCGTTTTTACACCTATATCAATACCTTACAGCACGTTATGGAAGCTTGTGCAGCAAACAATAAAACATTATTGATTTTAGACCGTCCAAATCCAAATGGCTATTTAATTGATGGGCCGATTTTAGATCCAAAATTTAAATCGGGTATTGGGGTGCAACCTATTCCTATTGCGCATGGCTTAACGGTTGGTGAATATGCACAAATGTTAAATGGTGAAGGCTGGTTGAAAAATAAGGTGAAATGCAAAATAACCATTATCAAAAACGCGAATTATAATCATGATATGGCGTATACTTTACCGGTTAAACCCTCTCCAAACTTAAATACGCAGCAATCTATTTTACTTTATCCATCTACCTGTTTATTTGAAGGCACTTATTTAAATCACGGCCGTGGAACAATGTTTCCTTTTACTGTTGTTGGGGCACCATACCTAAAAGGTAAATTCGATTTCAGTTTTACGCCAAAAAGCATAAAAGGAATGTCTGAAACACCACTATTTCAAGACCAGGTTTGTTATGGCTTAGATTTAAGAACTTACGATACCTCAAAACTGGTAAAATCGAAACAGATAAACATCAGCTGGTTAATCGAATTATATCAGGCATCGCCAAGAAAAGAAGATTTCTTTAATACCAAATTAAGTAAAGAAATGGGTACTATCGAAAGATTGGTTGGGGTGGCAGATTTCAGGCAACAGGTAATTGATGGAAAAAGTGAAGCAGAAATCAGGGCGAGTTGGGAACCCGGCCTAAGTGCGTACAAAACAATGCGTAAGAAATATTTGCTATATAATTAATTATTGAATGTGAGAATGATTGAATGAGAGCAGGATTGAATTGCTCTTGCAATTATTTTCAAACTTAACAGATAGAGGTTTGTTATTATTTATAATTGATAAGCGTTGTGCTATTCAATCATCCAAAAATCAATCATTCAATAATTATAAGTATGAGCGGTCCAAAAGTGAAAAGCGATAAACCTGGAAGTAATTACCAGGAAGAGGTACCAAAAGGCAGAGAACCTGTTGACCACAAAACAGTAAGAAAAGAAAACGACAGTACACCCACTAAGCCTGTTCGGACGAATAATCCGGCGAAACAGCGTGAAAACGAAGAACAACCTGTTCATCCGATTAAAAAGGCACCTAAAGAATAATTCAGAAATATCGTCATCTCGACTGTAGCGTTACCTCTATCGATTTTCATCAGCTGCGAAATGTAGCTGCCTATAACAGATTGCCCGACTGTGTTTCACTACACTCGAAATGACGATTTTTTACATCAAAATTGTCTATTTACTATTTGCTTTTAAAAACGACAATAAAACTTTCTCTTCATGCGCTAGTCCCAATTTTCCGGTTATTTTATTGTTGTTCATTTTTTTTATGTATTTCCCCAGTTCATCATTCTCATAAGCGGTAAGCAACAGCGGATACACGTAAGAACTTTTACAAACCGCTCTGGTATTGCCTAATTTTTTCGCTACACAATCTAAAACCGTAACGATTGTTTTTTTTGAATTTAGGTTAAAATTCTCATCAGCACTGCAGTTCGAAAACTGGCGCAATGCTTCTAATGTTCCGCCCCAGGTTCTAAAATCTTTGGCCGTAAAATCATCTCCTGTAATTTCTTTAATATAAGTGTTTATTTTACCCGAATCGATGCTTTTATGTTCTTTTCCATGGGTATAAAACTGAAATAATTCCTGTCCGGGGATATCCCTGCATTTTTTAACCAGTTTTGCGAGCGACCGGTCGTTTAATACCACTTTCTGTCGGACACCTTTTTTCCCAACAAAATCCATCGTTATTTTACTCCCCTCAATTTTAACATGTTTATCGCGAAGTGTAGTTAAGCCAAAAGAACCATACAGCTGCTTATAACTTTCATTACCCACACGGATTAGCGTTTTTTGAAGTACGTCTACAGAAATCGCCAATACTTTACGTTCGTCGAAATCTTTTCTGCGGAGATCTTTTTCCAGATTTTTCCGGGCATTGGGCAATGCTTTTCCAAATTCGAATAAACGAAAATATTTATCTTCGGAACGGCGGTTTGTCCACTTTGCATGGTATTTATATTGCTTCCTGCCCGCAGCATCTATACCGGTAACCTGTAAGTAGGCGTTGGGTTTATTTGCTATCCATACATTTTGCCAGGCCGGAGGAATGACCAATGCTTTAATTCGGTCAAGATGCTTTTCATCAGTAATTTTATTACCATTCTTATCTTCATAATGGAATTTACCTGGTTTCCCTTTCCGGTAAATCCCAGGCATAGTATCAGTTACGTATACCAGTCCACTTGCTTTAACAACATCTTTGCCTTGTACCATTTTTACCTATAAGTATGGGTTTATTTTTAGTTATTTTGCAAAACCTTAACGCGGGTAGCCACGTTATTTTTAGAAACACAACACTTTCTTTATGAAAATAGTTTTTATGGGTACGCCCGATTTCGCAGTAGCTTCTTTAGATGCCTTAGTTCAAGCCAATTTCGATGTAGTTGCAGTGGTTACTGCACCAGACAAACCTGCTGGCCGTGGCCAAAAACTGAATGAAAGTGCAGTAAAAAAATATGCTGTAGAAAAAGGAATTCCCGTTTTACAACCTGAAAAATTAAAGAATCCTGAGTTTATTGCCGAACTAAAGTCTTACCAAGCCGATTTACAAGTAGTAGTGGCTTTTAGAATGTTACCCGAAGTGGTATGGGATATGCCTCCAAAGGGAACCATTAACTTACACGGATCACTTTTGCCACAATACCGTGGTGCCGCACCAATAAACCACGCCATTATAAACGGAGAGAAAGAAAGTGGTGTAACAACTTTTTTCCTTACTCATGAAATTGATACCGGTAATATTATCCTTAGTGATAGTACCGCCATTGCCAATGATGAAACCGCAGGCGACCTACACGATAAACTGATGTACATAGGTGCCAACCTACTGGTAAAAACGCTTAAAGCAATTGAGGCTGGCGAGGTTAACGAACAACCTCAGCCACAAAGCGGCGAATTAAAGCATGCACCTAAAATCTTCAAAGACGATTGCAAAATCGACTGGAATAACGAAGCGCAGACGGTTTATAATTTAATTCGCGGCCTGAGCCCTTATCCTACTGCTTTTACTTTTTTAAACGATAAAACGCTGAAGGTATTTAAGGCCGAAATAGAAGATAAAGAACCGGGTATAGTTGCTGGCGGCTTTTTAACAGACGGTAAAACCTATTTAAAATTTGCCGCTAAAGATGGTTTTATCAAGCTTTTAGATATTCAGTACGAAGGAAAAAAACGAATGCTGATCGAAGATTTCTTGAGAGGAATGCGGTTGTAATTGGGAATTTGAGTTGTCAACTTTAATGACCATTATGCAAGAAAGTTGACAACTCTTCTGTTGGATTTCACAAAAGGTGTGGGTTGCAAGACAAGATTAGCATAAAAGATGTTTAATAATCCGATAGGTATCGGATAAGTATTTATTATGGAGCAATTCTTTTTTGGAAAGCAGTGTCAGTAGCTTTTAGGTTAATGCAGTCC
This genomic interval carries:
- a CDS encoding exo-beta-N-acetylmuramidase NamZ domain-containing protein, whose product is MIKTVKLPTAIKTGAEQTEKYLPLLKGKRVGMVVNPTSVIGTQTSVDSLLKRGVKIQKIFGPEHGFRGNASAGVTVNDDVDSKTGIKAISLYGKHSTPTAEDLADIDIMVFDIQDVGVRFYTYINTLQHVMEACAANNKTLLILDRPNPNGYLIDGPILDPKFKSGIGVQPIPIAHGLTVGEYAQMLNGEGWLKNKVKCKITIIKNANYNHDMAYTLPVKPSPNLNTQQSILLYPSTCLFEGTYLNHGRGTMFPFTVVGAPYLKGKFDFSFTPKSIKGMSETPLFQDQVCYGLDLRTYDTSKLVKSKQINISWLIELYQASPRKEDFFNTKLSKEMGTIERLVGVADFRQQVIDGKSEAEIRASWEPGLSAYKTMRKKYLLYN
- a CDS encoding FtsX-like permease family protein gives rise to the protein MNFEYFIAGRIAIKSERTFSKLIVRIAITGVMLSLAVMILSIAIIKGFKTEIQDKVRGYLGDVQITRYDLNNSFEHSPFVMDGETKKILKNNRDIEYYYPFATKPAILSANNEIEGINFKGIDKSYKWDYIKQHIISGTIIDFSDSTAAMQELLISNYTANRLKLKTGDDFIMYFVQNQLRPRKFKIVGIYDIGVEDIDKGFVLGNLNIIKRLNNWKANEIGGIEIRIKDFNRLKPIADNIYENLPRHLRSYSIEENFPNIFTWLGLLDVNTNVLLILMLIVGVINMVTALLIMILEKTNMIGMLKSFGASNWSIMKIFLYNAAYLIGIGLLLGNILGLGLGFLQQSTHIFKLNQASYFLAYAPIEFHFIDVLLLNIVTIVVCLTVLIIPSLLISKVSPLKAIRFK
- a CDS encoding DNA topoisomerase IB; this translates as MVQGKDVVKASGLVYVTDTMPGIYRKGKPGKFHYEDKNGNKITDEKHLDRIKALVIPPAWQNVWIANKPNAYLQVTGIDAAGRKQYKYHAKWTNRRSEDKYFRLFEFGKALPNARKNLEKDLRRKDFDERKVLAISVDVLQKTLIRVGNESYKQLYGSFGLTTLRDKHVKIEGSKITMDFVGKKGVRQKVVLNDRSLAKLVKKCRDIPGQELFQFYTHGKEHKSIDSGKINTYIKEITGDDFTAKDFRTWGGTLEALRQFSNCSADENFNLNSKKTIVTVLDCVAKKLGNTRAVCKSSYVYPLLLTAYENDELGKYIKKMNNNKITGKLGLAHEEKVLLSFLKANSK
- a CDS encoding tRNA pseudouridine(38-40) synthase TruA, with product MRYFFHIAYQGQYFSGWQKQPGVKSVQEVIEQTLSKILKSPIAINGCGRTDAHVHASQFFFHADIEKEIDFDLLYILNKALPYNIAVFDIIKMEGKPHARFDAVQRKYDYFIHTYKDPFLSTQSSFYQLNNLDFDKMKAVVKLLPLYKDYRAFCTHPDKYEHTICNVMEADLFVNPKGDRLRFHIASNRFLGKMIRIIVGKMLMVGKGELSFDEFESELITLQPSKLSLPAHPTGLYLSKVTYPYLNLEPRTEFIHSTQGIDWISI
- the fmt gene encoding methionyl-tRNA formyltransferase; its protein translation is MKIVFMGTPDFAVASLDALVQANFDVVAVVTAPDKPAGRGQKLNESAVKKYAVEKGIPVLQPEKLKNPEFIAELKSYQADLQVVVAFRMLPEVVWDMPPKGTINLHGSLLPQYRGAAPINHAIINGEKESGVTTFFLTHEIDTGNIILSDSTAIANDETAGDLHDKLMYIGANLLVKTLKAIEAGEVNEQPQPQSGELKHAPKIFKDDCKIDWNNEAQTVYNLIRGLSPYPTAFTFLNDKTLKVFKAEIEDKEPGIVAGGFLTDGKTYLKFAAKDGFIKLLDIQYEGKKRMLIEDFLRGMRL